From Pseudarthrobacter equi, a single genomic window includes:
- a CDS encoding pyridoxal phosphate-dependent aminotransferase: MPELAAHVRDVPVNQIREITEAAWRTPGALVLSIGEPGFALPRHVLDAGMACLDRDETNYTPNAGLPALREAFAARFREEQGVAVGADRVYVVAGAQQGLHFAMSLLLSPGDEILIPNPGYPTFAMTSRLLSAVPVGYPLYPDHGFQPRTADIEALITTRTRVLVLNSPSNPLGAVLIKDSVRELMDLARRHDLWVISDECYEAFTYDVEHVSPARYDAGTQREARVFTSLTLSKTYGLTGLRIGALVCPPGLQQQMDNVMESIVSCVAAPSQYAALAALTGPQDYVQHAHRHYRNNRDAASAVLDGKNIPYLRAQGAFYLWADMSHVSGGDVRQWARRFLADSGVALAPGTAFGSIGEGWVRIALCGRQQDLMEGLSRLPARAADGTTAG, encoded by the coding sequence ATGCCTGAGCTTGCCGCCCATGTCCGCGACGTGCCCGTCAACCAGATCCGGGAAATCACCGAGGCCGCCTGGCGCACCCCCGGCGCGCTGGTGCTCAGCATCGGCGAGCCCGGGTTCGCGCTCCCCCGCCATGTCCTGGATGCCGGGATGGCCTGCCTGGACCGGGACGAGACGAACTACACGCCGAACGCCGGGCTTCCCGCCCTCAGGGAGGCGTTCGCGGCGAGGTTCCGCGAAGAACAGGGCGTCGCCGTCGGCGCCGACAGGGTCTATGTGGTCGCCGGGGCCCAGCAGGGCCTGCACTTTGCCATGAGCCTGCTGCTGTCCCCCGGCGACGAGATCCTCATCCCCAATCCCGGATACCCCACCTTCGCGATGACCAGCCGGCTCCTGAGCGCTGTTCCGGTGGGCTATCCGCTGTACCCGGACCACGGCTTCCAGCCCCGCACGGCGGACATCGAGGCCCTGATCACCACCAGGACCAGGGTGCTGGTCCTGAACTCCCCCTCCAACCCCCTCGGTGCCGTCCTCATTAAGGACTCGGTCCGGGAACTGATGGATCTCGCCCGCCGCCACGACCTGTGGGTTATTTCGGACGAATGCTACGAGGCGTTCACCTACGATGTGGAGCACGTCAGTCCGGCACGGTACGACGCCGGCACGCAGCGTGAGGCGCGTGTCTTCACCTCCCTGACACTGTCCAAGACGTATGGCCTGACGGGCCTTCGGATTGGCGCCCTGGTCTGCCCGCCCGGGCTGCAGCAGCAGATGGACAACGTCATGGAATCGATCGTGTCCTGCGTCGCCGCGCCCTCCCAGTACGCGGCGCTTGCGGCGCTCACCGGGCCGCAGGACTATGTGCAGCACGCCCACCGGCACTACCGGAACAACAGGGACGCCGCCTCCGCAGTCCTGGACGGCAAGAACATCCCGTACCTGCGGGCGCAGGGTGCGTTCTACCTGTGGGCGGACATGTCCCACGTCAGCGGCGGGGACGTCCGGCAATGGGCCCGCCGGTTCCTGGCCGATTCCGGTGTTGCGCTGGCACCCGGCACAGCGTTCGGTTCCATCGGCGAAGGCTGGGTCAGGATAGCGCTCTGCGGCAGGCAGCAGGATCTGATGGAAGGTCTGTCCAGGCTCCCGGCGCGTGCGGCTGACGGCACGACGGCCGGCTAG
- the rbfA gene encoding 30S ribosome-binding factor RbfA yields MADPARAAKLAQRIKVVVAEALGRRVKDPRLEGVTVTDARVTNDLQHATVYYTVFGDETAQADAAKGLEKAKGVLRQEVGRNITVRLTPTLEFVADQIPVVASNLEELLREAKKRDAEVAALAATAKHAGEADPYKSDAPEDVDIDEDDFDEEELDLAGDDDIDEDANKDADSTK; encoded by the coding sequence ATGGCTGATCCGGCACGTGCTGCCAAGTTGGCGCAGCGGATTAAGGTTGTTGTTGCTGAGGCTCTTGGCCGCAGGGTCAAGGATCCGCGGCTTGAGGGCGTCACCGTGACCGATGCCCGCGTGACGAACGACCTGCAGCACGCCACGGTGTACTACACGGTCTTCGGTGACGAGACCGCCCAGGCCGACGCTGCCAAGGGGCTGGAGAAGGCCAAGGGCGTTCTGCGCCAGGAAGTCGGCCGCAACATCACCGTCCGGCTGACGCCGACCCTGGAGTTTGTCGCCGACCAGATCCCCGTGGTGGCTTCCAACCTGGAGGAACTGCTGCGGGAAGCCAAGAAGCGCGACGCCGAGGTGGCCGCGCTGGCTGCCACCGCCAAGCACGCAGGCGAAGCTGATCCCTACAAGAGCGATGCTCCCGAGGATGTTGACATCGACGAAGACGACTTCGACGAAGAGGAACTTGACCTCGCCGGCGACGACGACATCGATGAAGACGCCAACAAGGACGCGGACAGCACCAAGTAA
- the truB gene encoding tRNA pseudouridine(55) synthase TruB, which produces MLSGLVIVDKPQGWTSHDVVGRMRRIAGTRKVGHAGTLDPMATGVLVVGINKATRLLTYIVGTSKTYTATIRLGQSTVTDDAEGDVVASAGTSAVAEQAIHDGVAALTGGIQQVPSSVSAIKVNGERAYARVRSGEDVKLAARPVTIHRFEVHGIRRDTGADVIDIDVTVECSSGTYIRALARDLGNGLGVGGHLTALRRTHVGPYSLDQARTLEQLAEELDVLEMSQAARALMPNRELSAEETTEISYGRRIAAGAAPGSPGAATADHPAAAFAPDGSLVALLADSGNYAKPVLVFAPGNGNSAAAGGEA; this is translated from the coding sequence GTGCTTTCTGGACTGGTGATAGTGGACAAGCCGCAGGGATGGACCAGCCATGATGTGGTTGGCCGGATGCGGCGCATCGCGGGGACCCGGAAAGTGGGCCACGCCGGCACGCTTGATCCCATGGCCACGGGGGTGCTGGTGGTCGGCATCAATAAGGCCACCCGCCTGCTCACCTACATCGTGGGAACGTCCAAGACCTACACGGCCACCATCCGCCTGGGCCAGTCCACAGTGACGGACGACGCCGAAGGGGACGTGGTTGCCTCGGCCGGCACGTCCGCGGTGGCGGAGCAGGCCATCCACGACGGCGTCGCAGCGCTCACCGGCGGCATCCAGCAGGTACCCAGCAGCGTCAGCGCCATCAAGGTCAACGGCGAACGCGCCTACGCCCGGGTGCGCTCCGGTGAGGACGTCAAGCTCGCCGCCCGGCCCGTCACCATCCATAGGTTCGAAGTCCACGGCATCCGGCGCGACACCGGGGCCGACGTGATCGACATCGATGTCACCGTTGAGTGCTCCTCGGGAACCTATATCCGCGCCCTCGCACGTGACCTGGGCAACGGCCTGGGGGTGGGGGGACACCTCACGGCCCTCCGCCGGACCCACGTCGGCCCGTACTCCCTGGACCAGGCCCGCACGCTGGAACAGCTCGCCGAAGAGTTGGACGTGCTGGAAATGTCGCAGGCCGCCCGGGCCCTCATGCCCAACCGCGAGCTGAGCGCCGAGGAAACCACGGAAATTTCCTATGGCCGCCGGATTGCCGCCGGTGCGGCCCCGGGAAGCCCGGGCGCCGCGACCGCCGACCACCCGGCAGCCGCCTTCGCTCCCGACGGGAGCCTGGTGGCCCTGCTGGCGGACAGTGGCAACTACGCCAAGCCGGTCCTGGTGTTCGCACCCGGCAACGGCAATTCCGCCGCGGCTGGCGGGGAGGCCTGA
- a CDS encoding bifunctional riboflavin kinase/FAD synthetase, protein MVYIWNDPSEVPADFGPSVVTFGNFDGVHRGHQQVLSQLIRSARLTHSKAVAVTFDPHPAVIHRPESAPRLIMGLEDKLEALGELGLDAILVVKYSLDLASLTAEEFVEQYLVDCLHASHVVIGHDARFGRGNSGDLETMKALGGKFGFEVQVISEFGSEGYPLHDDDGTDRRCSSTWVREALQEGDVATAAEVLGRPHRMRGEVVHGAARGRALGFPTANLASNSTGLIPADGIYAGWLVDEAGKRWPAAISVGSNPTFDGVSRQVEAHVIDRPREAVEDFDLYGQTVIVEFLARLRGMVAYRGPEALVDQMKLDVVQAHQLLARH, encoded by the coding sequence ATGGTCTACATCTGGAACGATCCGTCCGAGGTCCCGGCGGACTTTGGCCCATCCGTTGTCACCTTTGGCAACTTTGACGGCGTTCACCGCGGGCACCAACAGGTCCTGTCCCAACTGATCCGCTCCGCCAGGCTGACGCACTCCAAGGCCGTTGCCGTCACGTTTGATCCGCACCCGGCCGTCATCCACCGCCCGGAGAGCGCCCCCCGCCTGATCATGGGCCTGGAGGATAAGCTCGAGGCCCTCGGCGAGCTGGGCCTGGACGCCATCCTGGTGGTGAAGTATTCACTCGACCTCGCCAGCCTCACGGCGGAGGAATTCGTGGAGCAGTACCTGGTGGACTGCCTGCACGCCAGCCACGTGGTCATCGGCCACGATGCCCGGTTCGGCCGCGGCAACTCCGGAGACCTGGAAACCATGAAGGCCCTGGGCGGGAAGTTCGGCTTCGAAGTGCAGGTCATCAGCGAGTTCGGCTCCGAGGGGTACCCGCTGCATGACGACGACGGCACGGACCGCCGCTGCTCGTCCACCTGGGTGCGCGAAGCACTGCAGGAAGGCGACGTTGCCACGGCAGCGGAGGTGCTCGGCAGGCCGCACCGGATGCGCGGCGAGGTTGTCCACGGCGCAGCCCGCGGCCGCGCCCTCGGTTTCCCCACGGCGAACCTCGCCAGCAACTCCACCGGCCTGATTCCGGCAGACGGCATCTACGCCGGCTGGCTGGTGGACGAGGCCGGCAAACGCTGGCCGGCAGCCATTTCCGTGGGCTCGAACCCCACGTTCGACGGCGTCAGCCGGCAGGTGGAGGCCCACGTCATCGACCGGCCCCGGGAAGCCGTAGAGGACTTCGATCTGTACGGCCAGACAGTGATCGTGGAATTCCTGGCGCGCCTGCGCGGCATGGTGGCCTACCGTGGTCCCGAAGCCCTGGTGGACCAGATGAAACTGGACGTGGTGCAGGCGCACCAACTGCTGGCACGGCACTAG
- a CDS encoding kynureninase translates to MSIHQQGAGHTAVPADEVLRQRAAELDREDPLAHYRELFIGTDTPLSYLDGNSLGRPLKRTAGDIAAFISDEWGGRLIRGWDEKWLALPQAIGDQLGRAVLGAAPGQTIIADSTTVVLYKLIRAALASVDDPDRNELVLDTGNFPTDRYLVEGIALEEGLTLRWIETDPAAGPTVEQVRQATGPRTAVVLLSQIAYRSGHLADLPAITKAVHDAGALVVWDLCHSAGSVEIGLDSAGVDFAAGCTYKYLNGGPGSPAFAYVNERHLPSLNQPIWGWMGRKDAFEMAAGYEPAPGIRGFLSGTPAVFGMLAMRGTLDLIEEASMAAIRAKSEKLTAFAVDIFEALLAPLGAELASPRDPAERGSHITVDHADFTKATVEALWDGDVIPDFRAPCGLRVGLSPLSTSFAEVLHGMAAIRERLAA, encoded by the coding sequence ATGAGCATCCACCAGCAAGGCGCCGGGCACACCGCGGTCCCGGCGGACGAGGTACTCCGGCAGCGCGCCGCCGAACTCGACAGGGAAGACCCGCTGGCGCATTACCGGGAACTGTTCATCGGAACGGACACGCCCCTGTCCTACCTGGACGGCAATTCCCTGGGAAGGCCGCTGAAGCGCACGGCCGGGGACATCGCGGCGTTCATCAGCGACGAATGGGGCGGCCGCCTCATCCGCGGCTGGGACGAGAAATGGCTGGCCCTGCCGCAGGCCATTGGCGACCAGCTGGGCCGTGCCGTCCTCGGAGCGGCCCCGGGCCAGACCATCATTGCCGACTCCACCACCGTGGTCCTCTACAAGCTGATCCGTGCCGCCCTGGCATCGGTGGATGACCCGGACCGGAACGAGCTCGTCCTCGACACCGGAAACTTCCCCACGGACAGGTACCTTGTCGAGGGCATCGCCCTGGAAGAGGGCCTCACCCTGCGCTGGATCGAAACGGACCCCGCGGCGGGGCCGACCGTTGAGCAGGTGCGCCAGGCCACCGGGCCGCGCACCGCCGTCGTACTCCTCAGCCAGATCGCCTACCGCTCAGGGCACCTCGCAGACCTCCCGGCGATCACCAAGGCAGTGCACGACGCCGGGGCGCTGGTGGTGTGGGATCTTTGCCATTCCGCGGGCTCGGTGGAGATCGGCCTGGACAGTGCCGGCGTGGACTTCGCCGCCGGCTGCACGTACAAATACCTCAATGGCGGTCCGGGATCGCCGGCCTTCGCCTACGTCAACGAGCGGCACCTGCCATCACTCAACCAGCCCATTTGGGGGTGGATGGGCCGCAAGGATGCCTTCGAGATGGCTGCCGGGTATGAACCTGCGCCGGGCATCCGCGGCTTCCTGAGCGGAACGCCGGCTGTCTTCGGCATGCTGGCCATGCGGGGCACCCTCGACCTCATTGAAGAAGCGTCGATGGCAGCCATCCGGGCCAAGTCGGAGAAACTTACGGCGTTCGCCGTCGACATCTTCGAGGCCCTGCTGGCGCCGCTCGGTGCCGAGCTGGCGTCGCCGCGTGATCCGGCGGAGCGCGGCAGCCACATCACTGTGGACCACGCTGACTTCACCAAGGCCACGGTCGAGGCCCTGTGGGACGGGGACGTGATCCCGGACTTCCGGGCGCCCTGCGGGCTCCGGGTGGGGCTGTCCCCGCTCAGCACCAGTTTCGCGGAAGTCCTGCACGGCATGGCCGCCATCAGGGAGAGGCTCGCCGCCTGA
- a CDS encoding ScyD/ScyE family protein, which produces MKKKITIIGLVAAVVAFAPASPSTASDKGHDDAKSEEVATGLATPLHLALGTAKSVYVSQDFAGKLSRVNRDGTVEDVYTSPKPGWDVAGVDTRGATTFFLESTGAGLGTPENLEGYLKAISPNGDVRTIANFADYERENNPDGDQEYGFGDDVSDACLQQWPKESPAPARYTGTVDSHPYALAVQGNTAYVADAGMNAILTVNLRSGEISTLAVLPPRPAVIPETAARPEAEGGLGVPACVAGHEYAFEPVPTDVEIGQDGWLYVTSLPGGPESPALGDRGAIFRINPWNGRAKVWADEILSPTGLAIADNGDVYVASLFGGKILKFSGWKGERSEFLTVNQPADVEIQGRTLYATTDVLPAMLGPEPPAGPPPATGKLIKASIR; this is translated from the coding sequence ATGAAGAAAAAGATCACCATTATTGGTTTGGTGGCGGCTGTGGTGGCTTTTGCCCCAGCCAGCCCGTCGACAGCGTCGGATAAGGGCCATGACGACGCTAAATCGGAAGAAGTTGCCACCGGCCTTGCCACGCCGTTGCACCTGGCCCTCGGGACAGCGAAATCCGTCTACGTGAGCCAGGACTTTGCCGGCAAGCTGAGCCGCGTCAACCGGGACGGCACCGTCGAAGATGTCTACACCAGTCCCAAGCCCGGGTGGGACGTAGCAGGGGTGGACACCCGCGGGGCCACAACGTTCTTCCTGGAAAGCACAGGTGCCGGGCTGGGCACGCCGGAGAACCTTGAGGGCTACCTGAAGGCCATCAGCCCGAACGGGGATGTCAGGACCATCGCAAACTTCGCCGACTACGAGCGGGAAAACAACCCCGACGGCGACCAGGAGTACGGCTTCGGCGACGATGTCAGTGACGCGTGCCTGCAGCAGTGGCCCAAGGAGTCCCCGGCTCCTGCCCGCTATACGGGTACGGTCGATTCGCATCCCTACGCGCTGGCTGTCCAGGGCAATACCGCCTACGTGGCTGACGCCGGGATGAACGCCATCCTCACCGTCAACCTGCGGTCGGGCGAGATTTCCACCCTGGCCGTCCTGCCGCCGCGGCCGGCGGTCATTCCTGAAACAGCTGCCCGTCCGGAGGCGGAGGGCGGACTCGGCGTGCCGGCCTGCGTCGCGGGACACGAGTACGCCTTCGAGCCGGTTCCCACCGATGTGGAGATTGGCCAGGATGGCTGGCTGTACGTGACGTCGCTGCCCGGCGGTCCGGAAAGCCCGGCCCTTGGGGACCGCGGTGCGATCTTCCGGATCAACCCGTGGAACGGCAGGGCGAAGGTGTGGGCGGACGAAATCCTCAGCCCCACCGGCTTGGCCATTGCGGACAACGGTGACGTCTATGTGGCTTCGCTGTTCGGCGGGAAGATCCTGAAGTTCAGCGGTTGGAAGGGCGAGCGTTCGGAGTTCCTCACGGTCAACCAGCCGGCCGATGTTGAGATCCAGGGGCGGACCCTGTACGCCACCACGGACGTGCTGCCGGCAATGCTGGGACCTGAACCCCCTGCCGGTCCCCCGCCGGCGACCGGGAAGCTCATCAAGGCCAGCATCCGCTAA
- a CDS encoding nucleoside deaminase: MTTAPEQNSPSRYLQQAVGLATENVDRGGGPFGAVVVTAGGQVFEGVNRVTRDNDPTAHAEVVAIRAAAAGTANFNLQGAVLYASCEPCPLCLASALWARIDRVFFAADRHGAAAAGFDDALFYEYFDGSRTDLMPVTRGDLPASDAPFKAWGANKERTEY, translated from the coding sequence ATGACCACGGCGCCTGAGCAGAACAGCCCTTCCCGCTACCTTCAGCAGGCCGTGGGCCTGGCAACGGAAAACGTGGACCGCGGCGGCGGCCCCTTCGGCGCAGTGGTGGTGACCGCGGGCGGGCAGGTCTTCGAAGGCGTCAACCGGGTCACCCGCGACAACGACCCCACCGCCCACGCCGAAGTAGTGGCCATCCGTGCCGCAGCTGCCGGAACGGCGAACTTCAACCTGCAGGGCGCGGTCCTCTACGCGAGCTGCGAGCCGTGCCCGCTGTGCCTCGCGTCCGCCCTCTGGGCCCGGATCGACCGCGTCTTCTTCGCAGCAGACCGCCACGGCGCGGCCGCGGCCGGCTTCGACGACGCCCTGTTCTACGAGTACTTCGACGGGTCCCGCACGGACCTCATGCCTGTCACCCGTGGTGACCTCCCGGCGTCGGATGCCCCCTTCAAGGCGTGGGGCGCCAACAAGGAACGGACGGAGTACTGA
- the rpsO gene encoding 30S ribosomal protein S15 encodes MALDAAVKQSIIKEYATGEGDTGSPEVQVAVLTQRIKDLTEHMKEHKHDYHTQRGLLGMVGRRKRMLGYLKKTDINRYRALIERLGLRR; translated from the coding sequence GTGGCACTTGACGCCGCTGTAAAGCAGTCCATCATCAAGGAATACGCAACCGGCGAAGGCGACACCGGTTCGCCCGAGGTCCAGGTTGCAGTCCTGACCCAGCGGATCAAGGATCTGACTGAGCACATGAAGGAGCACAAGCACGATTACCACACCCAGCGCGGTCTGCTGGGCATGGTCGGTCGTCGCAAGCGCATGCTTGGCTACCTGAAGAAGACTGACATCAACCGCTACCGTGCGCTCATCGAGCGCCTCGGCCTGCGCCGCTAG
- the kynA gene encoding tryptophan 2,3-dioxygenase translates to MSVEKNTRKLDKGIVRDFSSRMSYGSYLQLPTLLSAQQPVSEPEHHDELLFIIQHQTTELWLKLVLHELRSAAAWLRADDLGSALKGIARVKHIQKTLTEQWSVLATLTPTEYSQFRGFLGNSSGFQSAQYRAVEFVLGNKNRKMLPVFESDPEAHTMLEELLAAPSIYDEFLAYLSRQGFEVPASVLARDVTRAHEFTPELVPLFKYIYEHAAENWGAYEACEELVDLEDNFQLWRFRHLRTVQRTIGMKTGTGGSSGAAFLQKALELTFFPELFAVRTEIGQ, encoded by the coding sequence GTGTCCGTCGAGAAGAACACCCGCAAGCTGGACAAGGGAATTGTCCGCGACTTCAGCTCCCGGATGAGTTACGGCTCGTACCTGCAGCTGCCCACCCTGCTGAGTGCCCAACAGCCGGTCAGCGAGCCCGAACACCACGATGAGCTGCTGTTCATCATCCAGCACCAGACCACGGAGCTGTGGCTGAAGCTGGTGCTGCATGAACTCCGCAGCGCCGCGGCGTGGCTGCGGGCCGATGATCTCGGCTCGGCGCTGAAGGGCATCGCCCGCGTCAAGCACATCCAGAAGACCCTCACCGAGCAGTGGTCCGTCCTCGCCACGCTCACGCCTACCGAGTATTCCCAGTTCCGCGGGTTCCTGGGGAACTCCTCGGGGTTCCAGTCGGCCCAGTACCGTGCGGTGGAGTTCGTGCTCGGCAACAAGAACCGCAAAATGCTCCCGGTCTTCGAGTCCGATCCCGAAGCGCACACCATGCTGGAGGAACTGCTCGCGGCTCCCAGCATCTACGACGAATTCCTGGCCTACCTCTCCCGCCAGGGCTTCGAGGTGCCCGCATCGGTCCTCGCCCGCGACGTCACCCGTGCCCACGAATTCACGCCCGAACTTGTCCCGCTGTTCAAGTACATCTACGAGCACGCGGCGGAGAACTGGGGTGCCTACGAGGCCTGCGAGGAACTCGTGGACCTCGAAGACAACTTCCAGCTCTGGCGTTTCCGCCACCTGCGCACGGTGCAGCGCACCATCGGGATGAAGACGGGCACCGGGGGCTCCAGTGGGGCGGCCTTCCTCCAGAAGGCCCTGGAGCTGACGTTCTTCCCGGAACTATTCGCCGTCAGGACGGAGATCGGACAATGA
- the trxA gene encoding thioredoxin: MACPACGKTNRIPAQAAGRPRCGSCKAGLPWIVDAGDADFGSVAEASPVPVLVDFWAEWCGPCRMVSPALDKLARERPGAIKLVKVDVDKSPALSRRFDVQAIPTLMVLVDGNVAARQAGAAPADALRSWLDKALSGAGR, from the coding sequence ATGGCCTGTCCCGCATGCGGCAAGACCAACCGGATTCCGGCGCAGGCTGCCGGCAGGCCCCGCTGCGGCAGCTGCAAGGCCGGTCTGCCCTGGATCGTGGACGCGGGCGATGCCGATTTCGGCAGTGTCGCCGAAGCGTCACCGGTGCCCGTACTCGTGGACTTCTGGGCCGAATGGTGCGGCCCGTGCCGCATGGTCAGCCCTGCCCTGGACAAGCTCGCACGGGAACGGCCGGGCGCGATCAAGCTCGTGAAGGTGGACGTGGACAAGTCGCCGGCGCTGTCGCGCAGGTTCGACGTGCAGGCCATCCCCACGCTGATGGTCCTGGTGGACGGCAACGTTGCTGCGCGCCAGGCGGGGGCCGCTCCCGCCGATGCGCTGCGGTCCTGGCTGGACAAGGCCCTTTCCGGAGCGGGCCGCTAG